From the genome of Rhizobacter sp. AJA081-3:
GCAGGGGACCGGAGCGAGCCGCCGCCTGCGCAATGCGCAAAAGGTGCCCGGCATCGTCTACGGTGCCGGCACGCCCGCCATGATCGAGCTCGATCACAACGCGCTGTTCTTCGCGCTGAAGAAGGAAGCCTTCCACTCGACGGTGCTCGAGATGGAACTGGCCGGCAAGTCGGAGCAGGTCATCCTGCGCGACTACCAGATGCACGCCTTCCGCCCCATCGTGCTGCACATCGACTTCCAGCGTGTCGATGCCACCACCAAGGTCTCGAAGAAGGTGCCGCTGCACTTCGTCAACGAAGAGAACTCGCCGGCGGTGAAGACCGACAAGTGCCTGGTCAACCACGTCGTCACCGACGTGCAGATCCAGTGCCTGGCCTCGCAGCTGCCGGAGTTCCTGACGGTCGACCTGAGCAACCTGGCCCGCGGCCAGTCGCTGCACGTCAGCGACCTGAAGCTGGCCGACGGCATCAAGGTCGTCACGCACGGCAAGAAGGACCCGGTGATCGTGTCGGTGTCGATGCTGACGGCCGAGGAAGAGGTCGCCGCCGCTCCCGTGGTGGCCGCTGCGCCGGCCGCGGCCGGCAAGCCCAAGAAGGACGAGAAGCAGAACAAGAAGTGACGGTTTGCACGAGCGGCTGCACGCAGCCGCCCGTCGCCGCACTCGCCCCGGCTCGCCGGGGCTTTTTTATGCCTGCACGCCACGGATAATCCGCCGCATGATCCGATTGCTGGTCGGCCTGGGCAACCCGGGCGCCGAATACGAAGCGACGCGGCACAACGCCGGGTTCTGGTTCATCGACGAGGTCGCGCGCAAGCTGAAGGTGTCGCTGCAGCCCGAGCGCAGCTACTTCGGGCTGGCCGCGCGCGCCAGCACCGCTGGCGGCCCGCTGTGGCTGCTCGAGCCGATGACCTTCATGAACCTGTCGGGCAAGTCGGTCGCGGCGCTGGCGCGCTTCTTCAAGATCGCGCCGGAAGAGATCCTCGTCGCGCACGACGAGCTCGACCTGCTGCCCGGCCAGGTCAAGCTCAAACTCGGCGGCAGCCACGCCGGCCACAACGGCCTGAAGGACATCCACGCGCAGCTGGGCAGCCCCGACTACTGGCGGCTGCGCCTGGGCATCGGCCACCCCGGCGTTAAAGCCGAGGTCGTCAACTACGTTCTGCGCAAGCCCGCGCCCGACCAGCGCGAGGCGATCGAGCAGTCGATCCAGCAGTCTCTCGGCGTGCTCGACCTGTTGCTGGCCGGCGAGATGGAGCGCGCGATGATGAAGATCCACGCCAAGCCACCGCGCCCGAAGCCGCCGCGCCCCGAAGGCCCGGCGGGTGCACCGCCGACACCGGAGAGCTCGTCATGAAGCACTTTGCCCTGGCGTTCGTGTTGCTCAGCTCGGCCGGCATGACGCAGGCCGCCGGCCCGATCTACCGCTGTGGCGGGGGCACCTACTCGCAGGTGCCCTGCGCAGGCGGGACGCTGGTGGAGGCGGCCGACCCACGCACCGCCGCGCAGCGGGCCGAAGCCCGACGCGCGGCTGCGGCCGAACGCAAGGCTGCGCAGGCCCTGGAACGCGAGCGTCTGGCCGCTCAGAAATCGCGCCCGGCCATCGCCTCGCTCGCCCCGTCGACCGCGGCCTCGGCGCCTGCGCGAGACGGCGGCCGCGCCACGGGCAAGGTCAAGGGGAAGGCGAAGGCCGATGGTGATTTCGTGGCGGTCGAGCCCGGCGCGAAGAAGAAGTCCTCGGGCCGAAAATAGGGCTCACTTGGCCGCGGGCGCGGCTTCCTGTTGAAGCCGCCGGTACTTCGCCCACAGGGTCTCCTTCGACTCCACGAACGCCGGGTTCACCGGGATGCAACTCACCGGGCAGACCTGCACGCACTGTGGCTCGTCGAAGTGGCCCACGCATTCGGTGCAGCGGGCCGGGTCGATCTCATAGATCTCCGCGCCCATCGAGATCGCCTGGTTCGGGCATTCCGGCTCGCACACATCGCAGTTGATGCATTCGTCGGTGATGAGCAGGGCCATGGCGGGTGGGTTCGGGATCGGTCAGGGCTCGGTCGACTTCACGCGGTCGCGCAGCCGGTCGAGCACCGAGGGTGACACGAACTTGGAGACATCACCGCCCAAGGTGGCAATCTCGCGCACGAAGGTGCCGGAGACGAACTGGTACTGGTCGCTGGGCGTGAGGAACAGCGTCTCGACGTCGGGCATCAGCTGGCGGTTCATGCCCGCCATCTGGAACTCGTACTCGAAGTCGCTGACGGCGCGAAGTCCGCGCACCACGACCTTGCCGCCATGGCCAACGACGAAGTCGCGCAGCAGGCCGCGGAAGGCCATCACCTCCACGTTCGGGTACTTGGCCGCCAGCTCGGAGGCGATCTCCAGCCGCTCGGCGATGGTGAACATGGTGCGTTTGTGGTGGCCGGCCGCCACCGCGAGGATGAGCCGCTCGAACAGGCGGCTCGCCCGGCGCATGAGGTCTTCATGGCCGAGCGTCATCGGGTCGAAGGTGCCCGGGTAGATCGCGGTGAGTCGGGTGACGGAGGTCAAGGCGCATTCCCCTCGCAATGCTGTGCGGCCGCAGTGTAGCCGCGCCTCAGCCTTCGCTTGCAGCCTGTAACAGGTGCGCGTGCACTGTGCCGGCGTGCAGATGGCGGTGAACGCGCAGGCCCAAGGGCCCGAGTTGCGCCTCGCCGAACGCACGATCCGCCTCGAGATAGACGAAACCGCCGGGCACGACAAGCCGCACGGCGGCCGCGAGCGCCTTGTCGAACAGCTGGGCGTCGAAGGGCGGATCGATGAACACCAGCTCGAAGCGCTGCGGCGCGCAGCCCGGCATCCACGACAGCGCATCGGCCGCCTCGATGCGCAGCGCCTGCGCCTTCAGCCGCTCGCGCGACTGGTTCAGGCTGGCCACGAGACGACGGTCGCGCTCCAGCAGCACGACCTCATCGGCTCCGCGCGAGGCCGCCTCGAAGCCCAGCGCCCCCGAGCCCGCGAAGGCGTCAAGGCAGCGCCAGCCGGACAGGTCGGCGCCCAGCCAGTTGAAGAGCGTCTCGCGCACACGATCGGGCGTGGGCCGCAGGCCGGGCCTGTCGGCCACCGGCAGCTTGCTGCGCTTCCACTGCCCGCCGATGATGCGCACCTCGCGCGGCAGCGCGGGTCGTGCCGCCCGACCGGCGGGCTTCACAGGCGCACCGGGATGCCGTCGCGCGCGAGCAGCGCCTTGGCCTGGCCGACGGTGAACTCGCCGTAGTGGAAGATGCTTGCCGCCAGCACCGCATCGGCGCCACCGGCGCGGATGCCTTCGGACAGGTGCTCCAGAGCGCCGACTCCGCCCGAGGCGATCACCGGCACGTCCACCGCGTCGCTCACGGCGCGCGTCAGCTCGAGGTCGAAGCCGATCTTGGTGCCGTCGCGGTCCATGCTGGTCAGCAGGATCTCGCCGGCGCCGAGGCCTGCCATCTGCTTCGCCCAGGTGACCGCGTCGAGGCCGACGTTCTTGCGCCCGCCATGCGTGTAGACATCCCAGCCCGGGCCGCGCGCGGCCAGGTCGTCGCCGTGGCGCCGCTTGGCGTCGATCGCCACCACGATGCACTGCGCGCCGTACTTGGCCGAGGCGTCGCGGATCACCTGCGGGTTGGCCACGGCCGCCGAGTTGAAGCTGACCTTGTCGGCGCCGGCGTTGAGCAGGCGCCGGACATCCTCCACCGTGCGCACGCCGCCGCCTACCGTGAGCGGGATGAACACCTGCGAGGCCACCGCCTCGATGATGTGCAGGATCAGGTCGCGCCCGTCGCTGGTGGCGGTGATGTCGAGGAAGGTGAGCTCGTCGGCGCCCTGCTCGTTGTAGCGCGCAGCGATCTCCACCGGATCGCCGGCATCGCGCAGCTCGACGAAGTTGACGCCCTTGACGACCCGGCCTCCGGTGACGTCGAGGCAGGGAATGATGCGTTTGGCGAGCATCAGGCCGCGCCCAGCTCGTCGGCGCGCGCCTGCCCGGCGGCGAAGTCGAGGTCGCCCGTGTAGATGGCACGGCCGCAGATCACGCCTTCGATGCCTTCGGACTCCACCGCGCAGAGCCTCTCGATGTCGGCCAGGTTCGACAGGCCGCCCGAGGCGATCACGGGAATCGTCAGCGCCCGCGCCAGCTTGACCGTGGCCTCGATGTTGATGCCGCTGAGCATGCCGTCGCGGCCGATGTCGGTGTAGATCACGCCTTCGACGCCGTAGTCCTGGAACTTCTGCGCCAGGTCGACCACCTCGTGGCCGGTCAGCTTGCTCCAGCCGTCGGTGGCGACCTTGCCGTCCTTGGCGTCCAGGCCGACGATGATGTGGCCGCCGAAGGCCGAGCAGGCGTCGTGCAGGAAACCGGGGTTCTTCACCGCGGCGGTGCCGATGATGATGAAGCTCAGGCCGTCGTCGAGGTAGCGCTCGATGGTGTCGAGGTCGCGGATGCCGCCGCCGAGCTGCACCGGGATCTCGTCGCCCACTTCGGCCAGGATGGCCTTGATCGCGCTCTCGTTGACCGGCTTGCCGGCGAAGGCGCCGTTCAGGTCGACCAGGTGCAGACGCCGCGCGCCGGCGTCCACCCATCGTCGCGCCATCGCGGCCGGGTCTTCGCCGAAGGTGGTGGAGTCGCTCATGTCGCCCTGCTTGAGGCGGACACACCGACCGTCTTTCAGGTCAATCGCGGGGATCAGCAGCATGGCCGAGGGGCTGGTGGGGGAGGAAGGGGGTCACCCGAGGAGGTGTCGCATCAGCAGGGGAAAGCCGTCACGGATTCCAGTGCAGGAAGTTGCGGTACAGCGCGAGGCCGTGCTCGGCGCTTTTCTCGGGGTGGAACTGGGTGGCAAAAATGTTATCGCGCGCCAGCGCGCAGGTAAAGCGGCCACCGTAGTCCGTCTCGCCGACGCTGTGGCGCGGGTCCGACGGCCGCGCATAGAAGCTGTGCACGAAATAGAAGTACGAGTTGTCGGGCACGCCCGCCCAGATCGGGTGCGGCCGGGCCTGGATGACCTGGTTCCAGCCCATCTGCGGCACCTTGAAGCGGCTGCCGTCGGGCTGCAGCCGACCCTCGAGCCGGAAGCGCACGACCTCGCCGGGAACGAGGCCCAGCCCGTCAGTGGGCCCTTCCTCGCTTCGCGACAGCAGCATCTGCATGCCCACGCACACGCCCATCATCGGCTTGCGCGCGGCGGCGTCGAGCACGGCGTCCTGCAGGCCGGAGTCGCGCAGCTCGCGCATGCAGTCGGGCATCGCGCCCTGGCCCGGCAGCACGATGCGCTCGGCGGCGTAGACCTCCTCGGGTCTGGAGGTGACGATCACCTCCACGCCCTCGCCCTGCGCCACGTGCATCACCGCCTGCGACACCGAGCGCAGGTTGCCCATGCCGTAATCGACGACGGCAACGACCCTCATGACAGCCCCTCGGCCGCGGCGTACCGCGACCGATCCCCCGAGGGGATCTCGCCCGGCTTCGGGCGGCCGGGCGCCGGGCTCGCGGCGGCTTCGAGCATCACAGGCTGCCCTTCGTCGACGGGATCACGCCGGCCGAGCGCGGGTCCAGCGCCAGCGCCATGCGCAGCGCACGGCCGAAGGCCTTGAACACGGTCTCGGCCTGGTGGTGGGCGTTCTCGCCCTTCAGGTTGTCGATGTGCAGCGTCACCAGCGCGTGGTTGGCGAAGCCCTGGAAGAACTCGTAGGTGAGCTGGGTGTCGAAGCCGCCGACCATGCCGCTCTTGAAGGGCACGTTCATGTGCAGTCCCGGGCGGCCGGAGAAATCGACCACCACGCGCGACAGTGCTTCGTCCAGCGGCACGTAGGCGTGGCCGTAGCGCGTCAGGCCCTTCTTGTCGCCCACCGCCTGCGCCACCGCCATGCCCAGCGTGATGCCGACGTCTTCCACGGTGTGGTGGCCGTCGATGTGCAGGTCGCCCTTCGCATCGATGTCGAGGTCGATCAGCCCGTGGCGGGCGATCTGGTCGAGCATGTGGTCGAAGAAGCCGATGCCGGTGGCGAGCTTGGCCTCGCCCGTGCCGTCGAGGTTGATCCGCGCGCGGATCTGCGTTTCCTTGGTGTTGCGGGTGACGTCGGCAATGCGGTCGCTCATCACAGGCTCGCTTTCAGGGCGTCGATCATCAGGGTGTTCTCCTCCGGCGTGCCCACGGTCAGGCGCAGGCAGTTCGCCAGCAGCGGGTGCAGCCCGGCGATGTGCTTGACGAGCACGCCGCGCTGCTTCATGCCCTCGAAGGCACGCTTCGCATCGGGCACGCGCACGAGGATCATGTTCGCCTCGCTCGGGAAGGCGGTCACGCCGGGCGTCGCGGCCAGCGCCCTCTGCAGCCGCGCGCGCTCCTCGCAAAGGATGGCTGCCTGGCGCGCGAACTCGTCGGCATGCTCGAGCGCGAACAGCGTCGCCTCGGCATTGAGCACGCTGATGTTGTAGGGCGGCCGCACCTTGTCGATCTCGTCGATCAGCGCGGCGGCGCCGGCCATGTAGCCCAGGCGCACGCCGGCCAGGCCGAACTTGGACAGCGTACGCATCACCAGCACGTGTTCGTGTTGCCCCATGCGCTGCATCCAGGTCTTCGACGAAAACGGCTGGTAGGCCTCGTCGAACACCACCAGTCCCTGCTGCGCGCCCACTGCCGCGACGATGCGGTCGATCACGCGCTCGTCGAACAGGTTGGCCGTCGGGTTGTTCGGGTAGGCGATGTAGGTGATGGCCGGGCGGTGCTGCTCGATGGCGGCGAGCATCGCGGCCTCGTCGAGCTCGAAGTTCGCCGTCAAAGGCACGCCGACGAACTTCAACCCCTGCAGCTTCGCCGACATCTCGTACATCACGAAACCGGGCAGTGGCGCGAGGATGGTGTTGCCCGGCACGTCGCAGGCCAGCGCGAGCAGGCTGATCAGCTCGTCCGAGCCGTTGCCCAGCATCAGCTTGCAGCCAGGCGGCGGCTTCACATGGTCGGTCAGCGCGGCGATCACGTCGGCCACGCACTGCGTCGGGTAGCGGTTGATCGCCACGCGGCCGAGCCGCTCGCCGAGCTCGCGCTGCAGTTCGGGCGGCAGGCGGAACGGATTCTCCATCGCGTCGAGCTTGACGAAGCCGGCGCTGGGCTGGATCGCATAGGCGTGCATCGACTGCACGTCCTGGCGGATCACGCGCTGCATGCGATCTTGAAGGCTCATCGCGCACCGCCCTTCTTCAGCCGGAATTCGGCGGCCTGCGCATGCGCCTGCAGCCCTTCGCCATAGGCCAGCTCGGCAGCGATCGGGCCCAGCACCTGCGCGCCGGCCTCGCTCACCTCGATCAGGCTGCTGCGCTTCTGGAAGTCGTACACACCCAGCGGTGAACTGAAGCGCGCCGTCCCCGAGGTGGGCAGCACGTGGTTCGGCCCGGCGCAGTAGTCGCCCAGGCTCTCGCTGGTGTAGGCACCGAGGAAGATCGCGCCGGCGTGCTTGAGCAGCGGCTCCCAGCGGTGCGGGTCGCGGCTGGACACCTCCAGGTGCTCCGGCGCGATGCGGTTGCTGATCTCGCAGGCCTCCTCCATCGAGCGGGTATGGATCAGCGCGCCGCGGCCTTCGAGCGAGGCGCGGATGACGTCCCGGCGCGGCATGCCGGGCAGCAGGCGGTCGATTGCCGCCTTCACCTGCGCAATGTAGGTGGCATCCGGGCACAGCAGGATGCTCTGCGCGAGCTCGTCGTGCTCGGCCTGGCTGAAGAGGTCCATCGCCACCCAGTCGGCCGGCGTGCTGCCGTCGGCCAGCACGAGGATCTCGCTCGGCCCCGCGATCATGTCGATGCCGACCTTGCCGAACACGCGCCGCTTGGCACTGGCCACGTAGGCATTGCCAGGCCCAGTGATCTTGTCGACCGCCGGCACGGTGGCCGTGCCGTGGGCCAGCGCAGCAACGGCCTGCGCACCGCCGATGGTGAAGGCGCGGCTCACGCCGGCCACCGCCGCGGCGGCGAGCACCAGCGCATTGCGCTCGCCCTTGGGTGTGGGCACGACCATAATGATCTCGCCGACACCGGCCACGTGCGCCGGCACCGCGTTCATCAGCACGCTGGACGGGTAGGCCGCCTTGCCGCCGGGCACATAGATGCCCACGCGGTCCAGCGGAGTGACCTTCTGGCCGAGCAGCGTGCCGTCGGCGTCGCGGTAGCTCCAGCTGCGCCCGCAGGCCTCGAGCTGGCGCTGGTGGTAGTCGCGCACGCGGGCGGCGGCGGCTTCGAGCGCGCTGCGCTGGGCCGGCGTGATCTGCCCGAGCGCGGCCTTCAACTCGTCCTGCGTGATCTCCAGGCGGTCCATCGACGACGCGGCCAGCCCATCGAAGCGCTGCGTGTACTCCAGCACCGCGGCGTCGCCACGCTTCTCGACGTCGGCCAGGATGTCGGCCACGCGCTGCTCGATCGCCGCATCGGTCTCCGCCGACCAGTGCAGCACCCGCGCGAACTCGGCCTCGAAGTCGGCGGACGTGGTGGCGAGCTGGCGGATGGCTACGGTCATTTCGGCGCTCCGACGGCGCGTTCGAACGCATCGATGATGGCGCGGATCGGCTCTCGCTTGAGCTTCAGCGCGGCCTGGTTCACCACCAGGCGCGACGAGATCTGCATGATCTGTTCCACCTCGACGAGGTGATTCGCCTTGAGTGTGCTGCCGGTGGACACCAGGTCGACGATCGCGTCGGCGAGGCCGGTCAGCGGCGCGAGCTCCATCGAGCCGTACAGCTTGATCAGGTCGACATGCACGCCCTTGTTGGCGAAGTGATCGCGGGCGATCTGCGTGTACTTGGTGGCCACGCGGATGCGCGAGCCCTGCTTGACCGCGCCGGCGTAGTCGAAATCGGCGCGCACGGCCACGCTCATGCGGCACTTGGCGATCTGCAGGTCCAGCGGCTGGTACAGGCCCTGGCCGCCGTGCTCGAGCAGGGTGTCGCGGCCGACCACGCCGAGGTCGGCGCCGCCATGCTGCACGTAGGTGGGCACGTCGGTGGCGCGCACCAGCACGATGCGCACGTTCGGCTTGCTGGTGCCGATGATGAGCTTGCGGCTTTTCTCCGGGTCTTCGGAGACTTCGATGCCGGCCGCCTTCAGCAGCGGCAGCGTCTCGTCGAAGATGCGGCCCTTGGACAGGGCGAGCGTGATCATGTTGCTGCTCATTTGATGCGCTCGATGTCCGCGCCGATGCCGCGCAGCTTCTCCTCCAGCCGCTCGAACCCGCGATCCAGATGATACACGCGGCCGATGGTCGTCTCGTCGGTCGGCCACCAGTGCCGGCGATCACCAGGCTGACGGAGGCCCGCAGGTCGGTCGCCATGACGATGGCGCCCCGTGCAGGCCGTTCACACCCCGGTCACCACAGCCGTCGCCGCCCGTCGACGGCGATGTTCGGCGCCCAGCCGCGCCAGCTCGTTGGCGCATGCATGAAGCGGTTCTCGAAAATCGTTTTCGGTGACCGATGCGGCTTTCGCCCTCGGCCGTGGTCAGTTCAGCGCCATGAACTGCGCCTGCATGATCGGTCGGCGAATGCCGGGATAGACTTCGCTGGTGCGTGACAGCTCGACCGCGCTTTGAGAGCCAGCGCCGGATCCCGCCGGACCCGCACGCCAGTCGGCGTCGGTCTCGGTGACATCGCGCCGGCCTCCCGCATCTTGGCGGTCAGGGCGGTCATCGAGGCGCTCATGCACGGCTGCCCGGCGCAGGGTCACATCGCCGCCGGTCATGGCCGCCGCGCATTGGCATAGGTGCCCATCTCGATCCGGTCCGGCGATCGACCGGCCAGTCCGCGCCACCGTGCAGCGACGGTCGACACCGGTGGATGGTCAGGGTCTTGCTCGTATCGAGGCCCTCGACCTTCGCGCCCATGGCCATCAGGCAGCTCGGCCAGGTCACCGATCTCGGGCTCGCTGCGCGGCGTTGTTCAGCACCGTCTCGCCGTCAGCCAGCACGGCCGCCAGCAGCAGCGTGCTCGGTCGCCGCCCACGGAGACGAAAGTCGGAAGGTGATCTCGCGCGCCCTTGAGCCCGCCCGGCGCTCGCGCCTCGACGTAGCCTTCCTCCAGTTCGATCTCGGCCCCCAGCGCCTTCAGCGCCATCAGGTGCAGGTCGACGGGGCGTGCGCCGATGGCGCAGCCGCCAGGCAGCGAGACGGTGGCCTCGCCGAAACGGGCCAGCAGCGGGCCGAGCACGAGGATCGACGCGCGCATCGTCTTCACCAGGTCGTACGGCGCCTCGGGCGAGCTGACCGGGCCGGCGTCGAGCGCCACCGTGTCGGGCTGTGCCTCGCTGCGCTCGGCCTTGGCACCCATGTTGCGCAGCAGCTTGAGCGTGGTGCTCACGTCCTGCAGGCGCGGCACGTTGGTCAGCGTGACCGGCTCGGCGGTCAGCAGCGCGGCGCAGAGCTCGGGCAGCGCGGCATTCTTCGCCCCGGAGATGACGACTTCACCTTCGAGCCGGCGACCGCCGCGGATGAGGAGTTTGTCCATGAGGATGGCTGGCTGTGCCCCATGCCCACCTGGCTCCCGGGACCCGCGCTGGGCGCAGGCCCGAGCGCCGCAGTGAACACTGCGGCGTGGATCAGTGGTGGTGGGTGGAGGCCGTGGCGGGCTGCGAAGCCCACTCGGCCGGGGTCAGCGTCTTCATCGACAGGGCGTGGATCTGCTCGCGCATTCTATCGCCCAGGGCCTGGTAGACCCGCTGGTGGCGCTTGACGCGGCTGGCGCCCTCGAACTCGGCCGACACGATGGTGGCGAAGAAATGCCGCCCGTCGCCCTCGACCTCGACATGCTCGCAGGCGAGCCCTTGCGCGATAAAGCGCTGGACTTCGGCGGGGGTCGGGTCGGCCATGATGGGTTCGATTCTAGCTGCGCGGGGGGTGGTTCTGCTTGCAGCAGCCCGCCGGTCTCGCCCGGCCGGCGAGATCCTTTCTTCTGCTGGCCCAGAAGAAAGGACCCAAAGAAGAGGGCCTCAATACGATCTGGCTGCTGCCGCTGGCTAGAGGGTTCGGTTGTTGAAGGCTCAGGCGCAAGGAACCAATCGCTCGTCCAACACGCGCTCGGTGGTGCAAGCCTGCGGATCGGGCCACAGGCCGCCTCTGGTCTGCTGCCAGCACAACGGATCGAATCGTGTTCCAGGCCCTTTGCTTTGGTGACTTTCATTTGGGCCAGCAAATGAAAGTTACCGCCGGCCGGGCGCGACCGGCGGGCTGCCCCGCCAAGCATCAATGGCGAATCTTGTACCCAGTCCGCAGCAAGTGCAGCGCAATGCCACTGACGATCAAGAAGCTGGTCCCGACGATCGCCAGGCTGAACCAAGGCGACACATCGCTCACCCCGAAGAACCCCCGCCGAAACCCATCGATCATGTAGAAAAACGGATTCAGATGACTCACCGTCTGCCAGAAGGCAGGCAGCGAATGCACCGAATAGAAGACGCCCGAGAGAAACGTCATCGGCATGATGATGAAGTTCTGGAACCCCGCCATCTGATCGAACTTCTCCGCCCACAAGCCGGCAATCAGCCCCAGCGAGCCCAGCATGCCGGCGCCCAGGAACGCGAAGATGACGATCCACCACGGCTCCACCGCATGCAGCGGCGCGAACCACAGCGTGACCAGCAGCACGCCGGAGCCGACCACCAGCCCGCGCACCATCGACGCCCCGACGTAGGCCACGAACCAGGCCCAGTGCGACAGCGGCGCGACGAGCAGGAACACCAGATTGCCGGTGATCTTGCTCTGGATGAGCGAGGAACTGCTGTTCGCGAAAGCGTTCTGCAGCACGCTCATCATCACCAGGCCGGGGATGAGGAAGCTGGTGTAGCCGATGCTGTCGAACACCTTCACGTGGTCTTCGAGCACGTGCCCGAAGATCAGCAGGTACAGCACCGCGGTGAGCACCGGCGCGGCCACGGTCTGAAAGCTGACCTTCCAGAAGCGCAGCACTTCCTTGTAGAGCAGCGTGCGCGTGCCCGAGAGAATCCCGTTCATGCCGCCACCTGCTCGGGCACGCCCTGCATGATCTCGAGGAACACGTCCTCCAGGTCGGCGCGGCCGATCTCCAGGTCTTCGGGCTGGCCACCCGCCTCACGCAGCGTGGCGAGGATGGCCTCGACTTCACGGGCGTCGTGGGCCTTGATCTGCACGATGCGCCCGGTGACGCGCGACTGCGCCGCCAGCGAGGCGGGCACAGGCGTGTCCATCTTGAAGCGCAGCATCGTGCTGGCGCGGCCGGCGAGCAGCGCCGAGGTGCGGTCCAGCGCCACCACGCGGCCCTGCTTGAGCATGGCGATGCGCCCGCACAGCGCCTCGGCCTCCTCCAGGTAGTGCGTGGTCAACAGCACCGTGTGGCCTTCCTTGTTCAGCCGCGCGACAAACTGCCACAGCGTCTGGCGCAGTTCCACGTCCACACCCGCGGTCGGCTCGTCGAGCACGATCACCGGCGGGCGGTGCACCAGCGCCTGCGCCACCAGCACGCGGCGCTTCATGCCGCCGGAGAGCTGGCGCATGTTGGCGTCGGCCTTGTCGGCCAGGCCCAGGTGCGCGAGCAACTCGTCGATCCAGGCGTCGTTGTGGCGCACGCCGAAGTAGCCGCTCTGGATGCGCAGCGCCTCGCGCACGCTGAAGAAGGGGTCGAACACCAGCTCCTGCGGCACGATGCCGAGGCTGCGGCGCGCGGCGGCGTAGTCGGTGACGACGTCGTGGCCCATCACCGTCACGCGGCCGCGCGTGGCGCGGCTCAGGCCGGCGAGGATGCTGATCAGCGTGGTCTTGCCGGCGCCGTTGGGGCCGAGCAGGCCGAAGAACTCGCCGGCCTGGATGTCGAAGCTGACGTCGGTCAAGGCGTGGACGTCGCCACGGGCGCCGCTGAAGGTCTTGGCGACGCTCTGGAAGGAAATGGCTGGCATGGGCGGCAGATTGTAGGCAGCCCCATCCGGCCGCGCTTTCGGGCCCGCCGGGCGCAGCCCATTAGGGGCGACGCTCGTGTGCCCGCCGGGCGAAGGGTGCTAGATTCCCGCCACCCACCGCAGGCACCCATGGCCACGCAAGCCAAAAAACCGCGCCGCACGGCCGAACGCATCCTGGAGGTCACGCTCGAGCTGTTCAACCGCTTCGGCGAGCCGAACGTCTCGACGACGCTGATCTCCGCCGAGCTGAACATCAGCCCCGGCAACCTCTACTACCACTACCCGGCCAAGGACGAGCTGATCAACAGCCTGTTCGACCGCTACGAGAAGTCGCTCGGCGAGCTGCTGCAGGCCGCCGACCAGGTGCGCAATGTCGAGGATGCCTGGCTGCTGTTCCACATGCTCTTCGAGCTGATCTGGCAGTACCGCTTCCTCTACCGCGACCTGAACGACCTGCTGAGCAAGAACCGCCGGCTGGAA
Proteins encoded in this window:
- the hisD gene encoding histidinol dehydrogenase, with amino-acid sequence MTVAIRQLATTSADFEAEFARVLHWSAETDAAIEQRVADILADVEKRGDAAVLEYTQRFDGLAASSMDRLEITQDELKAALGQITPAQRSALEAAAARVRDYHQRQLEACGRSWSYRDADGTLLGQKVTPLDRVGIYVPGGKAAYPSSVLMNAVPAHVAGVGEIIMVVPTPKGERNALVLAAAAVAGVSRAFTIGGAQAVAALAHGTATVPAVDKITGPGNAYVASAKRRVFGKVGIDMIAGPSEILVLADGSTPADWVAMDLFSQAEHDELAQSILLCPDATYIAQVKAAIDRLLPGMPRRDVIRASLEGRGALIHTRSMEEACEISNRIAPEHLEVSSRDPHRWEPLLKHAGAIFLGAYTSESLGDYCAGPNHVLPTSGTARFSSPLGVYDFQKRSSLIEVSEAGAQVLGPIAAELAYGEGLQAHAQAAEFRLKKGGAR
- a CDS encoding BolA family protein, coding for MADPTPAEVQRFIAQGLACEHVEVEGDGRHFFATIVSAEFEGASRVKRHQRVYQALGDRMREQIHALSMKTLTPAEWASQPATASTHHH
- a CDS encoding ABC transporter permease; translation: MNGILSGTRTLLYKEVLRFWKVSFQTVAAPVLTAVLYLLIFGHVLEDHVKVFDSIGYTSFLIPGLVMMSVLQNAFANSSSSLIQSKITGNLVFLLVAPLSHWAWFVAYVGASMVRGLVVGSGVLLVTLWFAPLHAVEPWWIVIFAFLGAGMLGSLGLIAGLWAEKFDQMAGFQNFIIMPMTFLSGVFYSVHSLPAFWQTVSHLNPFFYMIDGFRRGFFGVSDVSPWFSLAIVGTSFLIVSGIALHLLRTGYKIRH
- the hisC gene encoding histidinol-phosphate transaminase yields the protein MSLQDRMQRVIRQDVQSMHAYAIQPSAGFVKLDAMENPFRLPPELQRELGERLGRVAINRYPTQCVADVIAALTDHVKPPPGCKLMLGNGSDELISLLALACDVPGNTILAPLPGFVMYEMSAKLQGLKFVGVPLTANFELDEAAMLAAIEQHRPAITYIAYPNNPTANLFDERVIDRIVAAVGAQQGLVVFDEAYQPFSSKTWMQRMGQHEHVLVMRTLSKFGLAGVRLGYMAGAAALIDEIDKVRPPYNISVLNAEATLFALEHADEFARQAAILCEERARLQRALAATPGVTAFPSEANMILVRVPDAKRAFEGMKQRGVLVKHIAGLHPLLANCLRLTVGTPEENTLMIDALKASL
- a CDS encoding TetR/AcrR family transcriptional regulator gives rise to the protein MATQAKKPRRTAERILEVTLELFNRFGEPNVSTTLISAELNISPGNLYYHYPAKDELINSLFDRYEKSLGELLQAADQVRNVEDAWLLFHMLFELIWQYRFLYRDLNDLLSKNRRLETHFQFVLRNKNQAIQAVIAGLVRGGAMKIEPRDIEPVATAMAVVLTYWLSYEYVRDPRRALEPESAGAALMRGAFHVLSLLIPYLEPSQREHLHALVGHYNKN
- a CDS encoding ABC transporter ATP-binding protein, which gives rise to MPAISFQSVAKTFSGARGDVHALTDVSFDIQAGEFFGLLGPNGAGKTTLISILAGLSRATRGRVTVMGHDVVTDYAAARRSLGIVPQELVFDPFFSVREALRIQSGYFGVRHNDAWIDELLAHLGLADKADANMRQLSGGMKRRVLVAQALVHRPPVIVLDEPTAGVDVELRQTLWQFVARLNKEGHTVLLTTHYLEEAEALCGRIAMLKQGRVVALDRTSALLAGRASTMLRFKMDTPVPASLAAQSRVTGRIVQIKAHDAREVEAILATLREAGGQPEDLEIGRADLEDVFLEIMQGVPEQVAA
- the hisG gene encoding ATP phosphoribosyltransferase yields the protein MITLALSKGRIFDETLPLLKAAGIEVSEDPEKSRKLIIGTSKPNVRIVLVRATDVPTYVQHGGADLGVVGRDTLLEHGGQGLYQPLDLQIAKCRMSVAVRADFDYAGAVKQGSRIRVATKYTQIARDHFANKGVHVDLIKLYGSMELAPLTGLADAIVDLVSTGSTLKANHLVEVEQIMQISSRLVVNQAALKLKREPIRAIIDAFERAVGAPK